Part of the Triticum aestivum cultivar Chinese Spring chromosome 4D, IWGSC CS RefSeq v2.1, whole genome shotgun sequence genome is shown below.
cccgtagagtggtactaccgcaaggtccggCGGTATTACCGCGTCCCTGGCAGGTAGTACCGCAAGggtctgcggtactaccgctcccatgagcggtactaccgcatgtccCAGCAcaacaacactaggagtccttcattttgcagagacacggaaaaaatggaggatgctccaaagagccaaaggaaaggtggtgcaaaaggaacagacgtgtacgtgatgattccacccaaacctttccaaagcggaccccctcttaatagtacggctttcctacgactcaaatccaccgaaaagaaacatagggAAAACTCCATCTTCACTAGACTCCGGcaacgaatcgtcttgtgccaaaacatgggatatctgaaatgctcaatgcacacaattagtccgcaaaagcattgtcatcaatcaccaaaaccacttagggatagATATGCCCTTACAGAcatcgatcaaccccctctcgctcgaccaactctcgaggacacccaaaccctagaaaaaaacaatgtcggtctcctaccccctcccgcccctacccgacaaactctctcgagatttataagagatttatcaagaatgcccccattatggatgtgcataattgagttgatccatatttttcctgatctcatctaccattctatatgtgcacgttctcttgtgtcaaaggattcaagaaaaccatggtttcataattagccggaagtaacaggcgcatgatggtatgaagctctccaaaattattttggaacggagtcctcataggataattcgctttttggtacgaacttcagcaaaggccttccaaatagcgatattcgaaaggctcttgctgaacttcgtaccaaaaagcgaattatcctattaGGACTCCGTTCGAAAAtaattttggagagcttcataccatcatgcgcctgttacttccggctaatgatgaagccatggttttcttgaatcctttgacactagacaacgtgacatatagaagggtagatgagatcaggaaaaataaggaccattttctgcacatccagaatggtgccattttgttaaatcccttgtttgacattcatgagagaggcggtccggacgtcggacattcatgagagaactccggtaactcttcaacatgagggggggcgtcgatcaaccccctctcgcccgaccaaaccctagaagcatcgaggccaccccaaaccctagaagtgttgtcgaggccaccccagaCTGTAGAAGCGTCgggctagctaggtctatgtttgccactaatatatccatctgtcatgtttgtatattaatgtccatgttgtaatatttgtagaaactatggagcaccgagaCTTGGAAACAGAACaattgttgggggacataatcctcgACGGAGGTGATAtcatgtcgtatctcaacgacaccgatggtctggaaggagagggtgcaggctccggtgatcgaacaatggaggatgaaggacatgatcatgatgtccgtgatgacagctccggtgaccgaacggaggaggGAGGTGTTGCAAAGTCCAGCgaagtatatatattaattaagcctgtgctgactagctaattgatgtattaattgttttggtatgtacatatattaactcttctttcttcttttatagccctccagatcgagccaaACTTtagtaacgagacgaggcccgaagaaaaggttgcgccaggatgaaaggttcacgatcacagcaatcgcgaacgatggccaaccgattgaacccaggcagaccaaggaagcattttctgctcagtgtggggctattgttagggacatgatcctgaTCAGCATCCAGCTATGGAATCAGCCTAAGAACATAGACCCTCAAGTTCCTTATGCCAACGATAgatagaaagatgatctttggacagcgctgaaggcaaatttcaccctaccaccagaggaggatccggataagccagttatagagccattggtcaaggctcatgctcttaagaagatggcagatctattcaggaggtggaagaatgagttgaaatcaacgtatgtcgacaaagggaagactccaaAATTCACGgtccgatttgagaagataagagatcactggcccgcatttgtggcctacaagacatcggacaGGACTAAGAAGATGTCAGAGACAAACAAGaacaatgctgcaaagaagaagtttcaccatcgcacggggtcgggtggctacctcaaagcccggccgttgtgggacaaggctgagcaagaaccgcttgctaaaggggtcgaaccagagacattgaaaaacaatatgaagtgcgtaagcaaaaatactcacaattttattttattaccatcatttgtgttgagtttcattcatacacatgtattgacccccttctttagaTTAGCTCTGGCAGCtgtgggatgaactcctaccacatgatcgcataaaagcaatttagaggaattggcaggattctttcttgaccacgtcatcaataaagccggagaataccatgtggcacttgacttcagatgttagggattgtaagagatcttgtattgtatatatgtagctagtagcgtcggatagatatacgaaaacttgttgttcgaccaatctctgggagaaggaggaggccgatcacttctctctgtatatgttcatgacgatcttgtgtacttaatggtttccttcattttcttactagctaccGTGTCGAGTCCTCtttatacgtatagtacgtagcgtcgaccaagcatggagataagagaggtcaattctctctattagctagctaacacaatatatgaaacccctaaattaaccctcaccccttcaaaaaaaacaaaaaacccagctcctgagctgctgacgcgtggatgctttttggttccggttggtgttaccaaccgggaccaaaggccctccttccTGGGCTCgctgcagcggccacgtggagccccttctgtcccggttcgtaagcgaaccgggactaaaggtcatgggctttagtcccggttccagaaccgggacaaatgggcctctggaaccgggacaaatgagcctttttctactagtgttttttTTAAGGTTAgccagtaggaaaggctcctactgcaaaATTATATTAATCAAACAAAAAGTTTAGATGTTACATGGGGGGAAGAGGGGGGGTCTATACAAGATCATAAGAATTTACAAAACGTGACTCAGAGGGAGACTATGCTATGGAGTCTAGGAAGTCAGCAATCAGATGTTTCTTGTGGACAGGCAGTCTGTGAGCAATGTTGGAGAAATCAGCTATGAACCTGGCCCTCCAAGAAGAGAAGGAGGGTGTCATTTGCCGGAAGAAGTTATTGTTCCTTTCTTTCCAGAGACTCCAAGTGGCCACAAGGAAAACGTCCACGAGCATTTTTTTGATGATATCTGGCTTTCAAGTGGGTCATCATATCTAAGCGGTCTCCAACAGTCGGCCAGGTTATGTTGAGTTCGCACCAACATCGCTTACTGAACGTGCAATGGAAGAAAAGGTGCTCAACAGTTTCCTCAATATGTTCCCCACAGAGCAAGCAGTCCAGGTTAGTCCCGATGTTATAATGCCTACGCTTCAGCATGTTACGAGTGTTAAGGCGATCAACCAGGAGGAACCACCCAAAAACCTTGATCTTAGGAGTACTTTTGGCTTTCCATAACCATCCAAAGGCTGCGTGGGCATTTACCTCGCGGAAGAAGAACTTATAATAGTCTGTGGTTTTAAAGAGTTGTGCTCCCCACGTGCAAATCCAAACATCTTTGCCCTCAGAGAGGGTGACGTAGCTGACATCCTGTTGGAGGGCTCGGAGTTCTTCAtgagttttctactagtgttactcTCTCGGATGTCAGTCAAAATTGCATCTCGGTAAAATGTGCTGATGCTAGGGGCAAAAATAATAAAGCGAGTAACAAGTGAAGTGACAGGGCATCACAAGGGTGGAGGCATGAAGTTCTTTGGATTGGTGGCTAGCTGAACTGCTACTTTGCTCCCGTTGGGTTCTTGCCTCTTGCATCTGTTGGTTGATCTTTGCCGCTAGACCTTTTTCTAATTTATAGTCGTTCTCCTGGTCAATTATGTTTGGAGACTGGTTGGCTTTGGAGAGGTTCTAGTTTCAAACTGGCCTCCATGGTATGGGGATCTTGCATGATCCGTGGCCCTGTGTTGTGGTTCTTCGTAGCCCAACAATGTAAAAAAAAAGGTATGGCATACTCTGGatgtttttttttgcgggagaCATGCTGTGGATGTTGGCTACTTTGGTAGCTTAAGTAGGGTAGTTTTCATTCTATAAGCGAAGACCTTGATTTCCATAAATGAAATCGGAGAGGGCGGCCTTTCTTTTACTCAAAGAATTTTTTATGCGAACCAATCTGTAGTTGAATGGTTAAGTGGACAGtagtatccccagcccaccaagaTGCGTGTGTGCATTTATAAGGATGAGTACATGTATGTATGATCGCTTGCGTCTGTACCTTATTAAAAAAAAGTTGTATCTCGGAACAATATTAATCTGACCAGCGTAACCGTACCACGTGTTCATGTGGCAGAGGATAACTTGGTGCCTTTTTCTGGCCAATTATTTACTATTTACACAGCCTTCTTAATACATGATAGCGAGCTGATCTAATGCAGGACCGGCTACTTGATGTCTTGGTCCCTTAGTTCCCTACCCACAACTGCTCATGCTGCAGGTGTTGCACCATTACACTACACACCCTTTAAACTGTACCTAGccccaggggcggagccagaaatTTTGGCCGATGGGTTCATTCATTGACTTATTGTGAGGATTTATCATCAACTAATTTTGTTAAGTCTAGTTTTACACCGCCTTATATAAAGAAAATAGAAGTCtctttaaaaataataatactaaAAATTCATAATAGACAGAAGAATGATATCACTTATCATAGATAGTTATTACATCAAAACTAAAGAAAGCAAGACATACCTGCTAGATAAAATTGTAAAAATCACCTGTTTAGAAATAGAGCAGTACCAAAATAACTTAATAGCTTCATGTGCAGATTGCCATCCTtctaaaaacatggaaaaaatgaaaAATTAGTTCGACCAGCTTAAAATAAGTAACATAAAACAAAATAATCATATAGAGTCACTCACATTTTAGAGTGCCCCTTTTCAATCTGTCACCAATAAACATATTAGCTCTCTCTGAATAGAAAATTAGACTATGGCTCATAAACTGATCTCCAATTTTATTGCGCAACGTTTTCTTGACAACATTCATAGTGAAAAGTATCTCTTAGACAGATGTTGCGGCAACTGATAATACCAGTACTATCTTTAGAAATTGAGAGAACACAGGTCTCCCTGTTAAATATCTTCACCTAATCTTGTCTCGCTTCTTAGAATTTCTTGTGTATTATGAAATTCTCTACCAATTAGCGGAATTATAAGGCAACTCATCCAAATTAATTTCTCTTTGAATAGAAGGCTTTGAAAGACTGTTTGCAGCGACAACATTTGATGCACCTCGCCTGATGGGTGGCCGTGAAATGCATCATCATTTGGATCTGTCGATCCATTTTTTTTAATTCCATAACCTAGATCAGCCAGTACGTAGAGTATAAACAATTAAAAAATTAGGGTACACATGATAGAGAAGCGACGTGGTGATACGATCTCAGCACCTCGAATATGGAGTTTTGCACAACAATCGCCGGGCGCCGGCGCTGCGGCCGACCTGCCGGTGTCTGACGGCCGATCGAGGGCGAACAGGAGAAATAGACGGAGAGGCGAACAGGAAAGACAAGTCCTGGTTCGTGTACTGCGGCTACGGACCTGCGGTGAAGAATAAAATAGGGGCACCAACAGGCTAGGTACAGACCCAATTTATTATTGGGCTTTTGGGCTTTTTTTATTAGGCTGTTTTCTTGGCGTTGAAACTTAATGGGTTCAACCCTTGTTTTTTATTGGGTTCATAGGAGTATGTACGTATGTACGTGTACTAGACCAGGAAAGATCGTTGGGTTCATCTGAACCCAACGCTAGCATGCTGGCTCCGCCTCTGCCTAGCCCGCCAGGACTAATTAATAACTAACCACATGTGCAACACTTCGTTAATTAGTTGATGAGACCCATACACACATCTACACACTACTCCGATACAAGGCAGAGCCATAGATATACATATAAGGTAAACAAACTAAGGTTAATTGATTAATAATCCACTAATGCATACTGGTCACGCAGAACCCTTCTCATCCTCCTGCTCACTGCCACCATCGCCTCCAACTCCGGCAACCTGCACCGTCTCGACGCTGTTGGAGTACCACCTCGACCAGAAGAGGAAGTTGAAGAAGTTGAGGATGCTGAGCGCGGCCAGGAGCCAGTAGAAGAGGTCGAGCCTGTCCTTGTCGAGGTCGTTGTTGCTGAGCCAGCCATTGCCGCCATTCCTCGAGGTCACCCTGTTGACGAGCGACACCAGCACGGAGCTGAGGTAGAAGCCGAAGGAGTAGGAGCAGTAGGTCATGGAGGTGAGGAAGGCCTGCATGCCGGAGAGCGACTGCTTGTAGAAGAACTCGATGAGCCCCACGGCTGTGAACATCTCCGACAGCCCGAACACCAGGAACTGCGGCGCGATCCAGAAGATGGACAGCGTCCGCCCGTCTCCGGAGACGGACGAGTGGCGGCGGCGGGCCTCGACCAGCGCGGCGGCCACCATGGAGAAGGTGACGGCGAAGAGGCCGACCCCGATCCGCTGGAGCGGCGTGATGCCTGTGCCGACCCCCGTGAGGCGGCGCACGGCGGGCACGAAGACGGCCTCGTAGGCCGGGACGAGCACGATGAGCATGATATAGGGGATGGCCTGGAGCGACGCCGGGGGGGCGTGGAAGTTGGCGGCGAGCCGGGTGTCCATGGCGCTCCCTTGCTGCACCGAGAAGGTCTGAAGCTGCGCGAGGATGGTGTTGAAGACGATGGTGCACGCGAAGATGGGCACCACGCACAGcagcaccttcacctgctccacctCCGCCGCCGTGCACAGCCCCCACCCGCTCTCCTTGCTGCCACCGTCCTGCGCCTTCACGCACGCTTTGTCCAAGAACCTAAATTAAAACGTGCAAACGAAGGAAACTGAGAGCTCTGACAAGAATAATCAGTACAAAATTCTAGAAAATTTCAGAGAAGTTTATTTTGAGCGAATTTCTGCAAAAAAAGGGGAAGCCTGTAATCCATTCAAAAATTGGGCGATAAATCTTCTAGATTTGCCCTCTTCAAGATTTTTTAAAGCGACATATTGCAAATGACTTCCTCATGAAGAACATCATTGACCATTTGATAAGAAAAACTGAACGATAGAACAAGGCATAGAAACACGCCAGCCCGAGGCCCTCATGTGTGTATGTCTATGTAAAATCAAATCCTTAATTACCTGAACTTATTGATGCGGCAGATGTTGGTGGTGTTGAGACGCATCTCATGTGCACCCGTGGAGGAGATGCCCTGCAGTGTGGCCCTGGACGATGGGCACACTTGCTTCCTCTCGGCTACCGCGGCGACGAAGACCTAGACACATTGATTCTCATTTTTAGACAAAGGAAGATATAACTATCCTAGCCTTTGAGGTGTTTTGATTTTCATGAGGCTAAGCTAGCTATACATATGAGCTCAAGGAGAAAATGTAACTTACAAATGATTGATTGTAAGTAAATGTTGGTTCCAAGAATAAGAAAGCTAGGTAGGTGGTGTCCCATTCGGGCATGCATGTCACTCATGTTGCATACCTCCATGATTGATGCATCACAAGCATAACAGAATGGGCCTACGGTTCAGTGATTAATAATCACATTCACATGCACCTTCCAATAGGAGATATGAGCGGCTGTTTTTGTGACCCACTCAAAAG
Proteins encoded:
- the LOC123096227 gene encoding protein NRT1/ PTR FAMILY 4.3 is translated as MDVESSRQQGPKGDANSNSMAAASEVSVDWRGRPCRPQRHGGMKAAVFVLGIQAFEIMAIAAVGNNLITYVFNEMHFPLSKSANIVTNFIGTMFLLSLLGGFLSDSYLGSFWTMLIFGFVELSGFILLAVQAHLPQLRPPACDMKAAGQCEEVAGVKAGIFFAALYLVALGSGCLKPNIIAHGADQFRRDGEDQAVDGGKRLSSYFNAAYFSFCVGEMVALTVLVWVQTRSGMDVGFGVSAAAMAVGLVSLVAGVVFYRNKPPQGSICTPIAKVFVAAVAERKQVCPSSRATLQGISSTGAHEMRLNTTNICRINKFRFLDKACVKAQDGGSKESGWGLCTAAEVEQVKVLLCVVPIFACTIVFNTILAQLQTFSVQQGSAMDTRLAANFHAPPASLQAIPYIMLIVLVPAYEAVFVPAVRRLTGVGTGITPLQRIGVGLFAVTFSMVAAALVEARRRHSSVSGDGRTLSIFWIAPQFLVFGLSEMFTAVGLIEFFYKQSLSGMQAFLTSMTYCSYSFGFYLSSVLVSLVNRVTSRNGGNGWLSNNDLDKDRLDLFYWLLAALSILNFFNFLFWSRWYSNSVETVQVAGVGGDGGSEQEDEKGSA